One stretch of Planctomycetia bacterium DNA includes these proteins:
- the rpmG gene encoding 50S ribosomal protein L33 — translation MAKSKKKAEVVHLVCSETGDYNYTLWRKPGGEKLKLMKYCPRVRKHTLHNEKKK, via the coding sequence ATGGCCAAGAGCAAGAAAAAAGCGGAAGTCGTCCACCTCGTCTGCAGCGAGACCGGGGACTATAATTACACCCTCTGGCGCAAGCCCGGCGGCGAAAAGTTGAAGCTGATGAAGTACTGCCCGCGCGTGCGCAAGCACACCCTGCACAACGAGAAGAAGAAATAG
- a CDS encoding DUF1559 domain-containing protein, with amino-acid sequence MLRRRGFTLVELLVVITIIGLLIALALPALNMARTSARSTSCKNNLRELGIGMHAFAARKNRYCSGAFDWRWDGAVTEQGWVADLVNQGGDVGAMLCPANPHKLSETYHDLLTATASSFPKCGIDPAGSKPTTSIDGSEVKNPCRKLLELPPNSPERLKVIVKEILEKGYNTNYTASWYLVRTEPALDASGNLKSTATCPASPSARSSTMGPLHQAKSDVGESAITRIPLLACGQPTAVGEGTLTVKLDAFSPGERFVESFSDGPVSINDMKTPHFAGNTPRGGTLGWWAKWSRESKQDFRDFGPVHGGGTQRTCNVLFADGSVRTFVDEDGDGLLNNGFTADGRNGFKTSNEELPGDVVFSEWTLQRSN; translated from the coding sequence ATGTTGCGGCGGAGAGGATTCACCTTAGTTGAGTTGTTGGTGGTCATTACGATCATCGGCCTCTTGATCGCGCTCGCGCTGCCGGCGCTGAACATGGCGCGCACCTCGGCAAGAAGCACGTCGTGCAAGAACAATCTGCGCGAACTGGGCATCGGCATGCACGCCTTCGCCGCGCGGAAGAACCGATACTGTAGCGGCGCATTCGATTGGCGCTGGGATGGCGCGGTCACCGAGCAAGGTTGGGTCGCCGACCTAGTCAACCAAGGCGGCGACGTGGGCGCGATGCTTTGTCCGGCGAATCCGCACAAGCTATCCGAGACGTATCACGACTTGCTGACGGCCACGGCGAGTTCCTTTCCGAAATGCGGCATCGATCCCGCGGGCAGCAAGCCGACCACTTCGATCGACGGCTCCGAGGTTAAGAACCCTTGCCGGAAGTTGCTGGAACTACCGCCGAATAGCCCTGAACGGTTGAAGGTCATCGTCAAAGAGATTCTCGAGAAGGGCTACAACACCAACTACACGGCCAGTTGGTATCTAGTGCGCACAGAGCCGGCGCTCGACGCCAGCGGCAACTTGAAATCGACGGCGACCTGTCCGGCGTCCCCGTCGGCGCGCTCCTCGACCATGGGACCGTTGCATCAGGCTAAATCCGACGTAGGCGAAAGCGCCATCACGCGGATTCCGCTGCTCGCTTGCGGTCAACCGACCGCGGTTGGCGAAGGGACGCTGACCGTGAAGCTCGACGCGTTTTCGCCGGGCGAGCGGTTCGTCGAATCGTTCAGCGACGGCCCGGTATCCATTAACGACATGAAAACGCCGCATTTCGCCGGCAATACGCCTCGCGGCGGCACCCTGGGCTGGTGGGCCAAGTGGTCGCGAGAAAGCAAGCAGGATTTCCGCGACTTCGGCCCCGTCCACGGCGGCGGAACGCAGCGCACTTGCAACGTGCTGTTCGCCGACGGCAGCGTGCGAACGTTCGTCGACGAAGACGGCGACGGACTCCTGAACAACGGCTTCACCGCCGACGGCCGCAACGGCTTTAAGACCTCGAACGAAGAGCTGCCCGGCGACGTGGTCTTCAGCGAGTGGACGTTGCAGCGCAGCAACTGA
- a CDS encoding DUF1559 domain-containing protein, protein MRMRMHRRGGFTLVEMLVVIAVIAILIALLLPALGAAREAARRTQCASNLKQFYMSFATFADKDPNKRLSTGAYDGQRDGSIDTIGWVADMVNAGVGKPQELLCPSNPAKGSEKLNDYLGVPTAKAGETADPTAINLGATPTITAAADADKGKAIADHFLTKGYGTNYMTTWFMSRSAPSLTAVAAGSEQTLVYENGKKIKGLVATLGPLRLEVVDTCPHSSSVIPLAADANVGDVKEAFLKSAIPGFMPQGSRLVESFSDGPCLANAATDKLVAWGTSGDVTAYDSANPATSVYAKEQPPTGTPAQPYDHLQDYRDFGPVHAGSCNILFADGSVKTFQDTNKDGYLNPGFIIPAGADVASIGYSDSKVELERALIFSGVFLQKNPNKGNLDQ, encoded by the coding sequence ATGCGAATGAGGATGCACAGGCGCGGCGGTTTTACGCTCGTCGAGATGTTGGTGGTCATCGCCGTGATTGCCATTTTGATTGCCTTGTTGTTGCCGGCGCTCGGCGCCGCGCGCGAGGCCGCGCGCCGCACGCAGTGCGCGAGCAATTTGAAGCAGTTCTACATGAGCTTTGCGACGTTCGCGGACAAAGACCCGAACAAGCGGCTCAGCACCGGCGCCTATGACGGTCAACGCGACGGCTCGATCGACACCATCGGCTGGGTCGCTGACATGGTCAACGCGGGCGTGGGCAAGCCGCAAGAATTGCTCTGCCCGTCGAATCCGGCGAAGGGCTCGGAGAAGTTGAACGACTACCTCGGCGTTCCTACGGCCAAGGCGGGAGAAACAGCCGATCCTACCGCGATTAACTTGGGCGCCACGCCGACCATCACCGCTGCGGCCGACGCCGACAAAGGCAAGGCGATCGCCGATCACTTCCTCACCAAGGGCTACGGCACGAACTACATGACCACCTGGTTCATGTCCCGTTCGGCCCCCTCCTTGACGGCGGTAGCTGCCGGCTCGGAACAGACCCTCGTTTATGAGAATGGCAAGAAGATCAAGGGCTTGGTCGCCACGCTCGGCCCCTTGCGCCTGGAAGTCGTCGACACCTGCCCGCATAGCTCGTCGGTGATTCCGCTCGCGGCGGACGCCAACGTAGGCGACGTCAAGGAAGCGTTTCTGAAGTCGGCCATTCCCGGCTTCATGCCGCAAGGTTCCCGTCTGGTGGAGTCGTTTTCGGACGGCCCCTGCCTGGCGAATGCCGCGACCGACAAGCTCGTTGCGTGGGGCACCTCCGGCGACGTGACAGCCTACGATAGCGCCAACCCTGCCACGAGCGTCTACGCCAAGGAACAGCCGCCGACCGGTACGCCGGCGCAGCCGTACGATCACCTGCAGGACTACCGCGACTTCGGTCCGGTCCATGCCGGCAGTTGCAACATTCTGTTCGCTGACGGCAGCGTGAAGACCTTCCAGGACACCAACAAGGACGGCTACCTGAACCCGGGCTTCATCATCCCGGCGGGCGCAGACGTCGCCTCGATCGGTTACTCCGATAGCAAGGTGGAACTGGAACGCGCATTGATCTTCTCGGGCGTCTTCCTGCAGAAGAACCCGAACAAGGGCAACCTGGATCAGTAG
- the pilM gene encoding pilus assembly protein PilM, whose protein sequence is MSNRPVQDRRFDAPASPISMPSELTFAECHNCHARNDAERRFCRECGAPLQGPCPECGETGGLAEKFCGGCGFAVGETFHERIQAAQAMLNEGVALRNAAQFAQAQQQLRRLATDSDPLLYGLRRRAEQESKQCDAILNEAERRRDELLTGARAAMEHADFDRAAALLEQVPEGIRTEDVRQLLTRAAAFRDEAEQLVRAIRAALAAKEHFGLLPKVERLLVLKPQHEQARAMVGKLRVLEHENQGERRDRHLALGKRKLAESRPDEAVELLEQIPAEMRTPDVAKALDFAREASWLSRQLRSALVLTETLCRLGDKLTKLQPADAAAAKLVEQLKQRRTSQIAAGFAVPLRSQPERPAVGCKVELVAAWKRITAAGDVKAVLGTRYEQFCVAAGLALEGLGKAALSPKLKLESGEKLWQRLSRAVRKRDAHVVWGIDLGTQSLKALRLRVNEKGDVSADAAEQLVHEVPLNQAGVNVAEVVGKTWQRLRAKYDIADGKVCVSFPGQSLLSRSFKLPPVDAKKIPELMKYETPRQIPVPIDQVAWDYHVFGSDNAANRYDREAALFAVRQTVLRDRLALLESIEVRPDVLQADSLAIYNLLAYEGHWSTSRNDAADEEEVMMALDIGADAINTIIGHTQSVWTRTGGNGGNTFTKALVKELKLTHAEAERQKRQPFAVPAAHLLDQALQPAFQSLLEEIHRTITYYGTQQRRRQVNHIILLGGGSRLHGLVEAMCLGR, encoded by the coding sequence ATGTCTAACCGACCTGTCCAAGACCGCCGCTTCGACGCCCCGGCGTCGCCGATCAGCATGCCGAGCGAACTCACCTTCGCCGAATGTCACAACTGCCATGCGCGGAACGACGCCGAGCGCAGGTTTTGCAGGGAATGTGGCGCGCCGCTGCAAGGGCCGTGTCCGGAATGCGGCGAAACGGGGGGGCTCGCGGAAAAGTTCTGTGGCGGCTGCGGCTTCGCAGTCGGCGAGACGTTTCACGAGCGCATTCAAGCCGCACAGGCGATGCTCAACGAAGGCGTCGCCTTGCGAAACGCCGCCCAGTTCGCGCAGGCACAGCAACAATTGCGTCGCCTAGCGACCGATTCGGATCCGTTGCTCTACGGGCTGCGGCGGCGCGCCGAGCAAGAGTCAAAGCAGTGCGACGCGATCTTGAACGAGGCCGAGCGACGCCGCGACGAGCTGCTGACGGGCGCGCGAGCAGCAATGGAGCACGCCGATTTCGATCGCGCGGCGGCGCTCCTGGAGCAAGTTCCCGAAGGCATCCGCACCGAAGACGTTCGGCAATTGCTCACCCGCGCCGCGGCCTTTCGCGACGAGGCGGAACAACTGGTCCGCGCCATTCGCGCGGCGCTCGCCGCTAAAGAGCATTTCGGGCTATTGCCCAAAGTCGAACGCCTGCTGGTGCTGAAACCGCAACATGAGCAAGCCCGGGCGATGGTCGGCAAATTGCGCGTGTTGGAGCACGAAAATCAAGGCGAACGGCGGGATCGCCATCTCGCGCTCGGGAAACGCAAGCTCGCGGAATCGCGCCCTGACGAAGCGGTCGAGTTGTTGGAGCAGATTCCCGCCGAGATGCGCACGCCCGACGTCGCCAAGGCGCTTGATTTTGCCCGCGAAGCGTCTTGGCTGTCACGACAATTGCGTTCGGCGCTAGTACTCACGGAAACGCTTTGCCGGCTGGGCGACAAGCTGACAAAACTTCAGCCCGCCGATGCCGCAGCGGCCAAGCTCGTCGAGCAATTGAAGCAGCGCCGCACCTCGCAAATCGCCGCAGGCTTTGCGGTTCCGCTACGTTCGCAACCGGAGAGGCCCGCCGTGGGTTGCAAGGTGGAGCTTGTCGCCGCTTGGAAACGCATCACCGCTGCGGGCGACGTGAAGGCGGTGCTGGGAACTCGCTACGAGCAATTCTGCGTCGCGGCGGGGCTGGCGCTCGAAGGCCTCGGCAAAGCGGCGCTGAGCCCCAAGCTCAAGCTCGAATCCGGCGAAAAGCTTTGGCAGCGCCTTTCCCGCGCGGTTCGCAAGCGGGACGCGCACGTCGTCTGGGGCATTGATCTGGGGACGCAATCACTCAAAGCGCTACGGTTGCGCGTAAACGAGAAAGGAGACGTCAGCGCCGACGCCGCGGAGCAACTCGTTCATGAGGTTCCGTTGAATCAGGCGGGCGTCAACGTTGCCGAAGTTGTCGGGAAGACCTGGCAGCGACTACGCGCGAAGTATGATATCGCCGACGGAAAGGTCTGCGTCAGTTTTCCCGGGCAATCGCTCCTCTCGCGCTCGTTCAAGTTGCCGCCGGTGGATGCGAAGAAGATTCCGGAGTTAATGAAGTACGAAACGCCGCGGCAGATTCCGGTGCCAATCGATCAAGTCGCCTGGGATTACCATGTGTTCGGCTCGGACAACGCCGCGAATCGTTATGATCGCGAGGCCGCGCTGTTCGCCGTGCGCCAAACTGTCTTGCGGGATCGACTGGCATTGCTGGAAAGCATCGAGGTTCGCCCCGACGTGCTGCAAGCGGATTCACTCGCCATCTACAACCTGCTGGCCTACGAGGGGCACTGGTCCACGTCACGAAATGATGCGGCCGACGAAGAGGAAGTAATGATGGCCCTCGACATCGGGGCCGACGCCATCAACACGATCATCGGCCACACTCAAAGCGTGTGGACTCGCACGGGCGGCAACGGCGGTAACACGTTCACCAAAGCGTTGGTGAAAGAGCTGAAACTCACGCACGCGGAAGCGGAGCGCCAAAAGCGGCAGCCGTTCGCCGTCCCCGCGGCGCATCTTCTGGATCAGGCGCTGCAGCCGGCGTTTCAGAGCTTGCTGGAAGAAATTCACCGCACAATCACGTACTACGGCACGCAGCAGCGCCGCCGGCAGGTGAACCATATCATCTTATTGGGCGGCGGCTCGCGATTGCACGGCCTTGTCGAAGCGATGTGCTTGGGAAGGTAA
- the tsaB gene encoding tRNA (adenosine(37)-N6)-threonylcarbamoyltransferase complex dimerization subunit type 1 TsaB, which yields MRIVALETSGVTASVALAEGPQLIAAAALPGQRRSTQSLAPTMRSLLEQAGWRPADVELLAVSIGPGSFTGLRLGVATAKLFAYATGAKVRGVDTLRVIAAQVESKSENIQVVLDAGRGELLIGHFCFATDGETLSTAPTQLVESATWLLKTSFDATLTGTGLRLIRDRLPTGATITSEACWEPRAATVAQLAWRDVQQGLVDDIWTLAPVYYRRSAAEEVWERKQGNAG from the coding sequence TTGCGGATCGTAGCATTGGAAACGAGCGGCGTCACAGCGTCGGTGGCCCTGGCCGAGGGGCCGCAACTCATCGCCGCAGCGGCCTTGCCCGGCCAGCGCCGGAGCACTCAATCTCTGGCTCCGACGATGCGTTCGTTACTGGAACAAGCCGGCTGGCGACCGGCCGACGTGGAGTTGCTCGCCGTCTCGATCGGACCTGGCTCCTTCACGGGGCTGCGGCTGGGGGTCGCGACCGCCAAGCTGTTTGCCTACGCCACCGGCGCGAAAGTGCGCGGCGTGGATACGCTCCGCGTCATTGCGGCGCAAGTGGAGAGTAAGAGCGAGAACATCCAAGTTGTGCTCGATGCCGGGCGCGGCGAATTGCTGATCGGACACTTTTGTTTTGCAACTGACGGCGAAACGCTATCGACGGCGCCAACGCAACTTGTTGAGTCCGCAACCTGGCTCCTCAAAACGTCGTTCGATGCAACTCTCACCGGCACTGGATTGCGACTCATTCGCGATCGCCTGCCGACCGGCGCAACGATTACCAGCGAAGCATGCTGGGAACCGCGCGCAGCCACCGTTGCGCAACTTGCTTGGCGCGATGTGCAGCAGGGACTTGTCGACGATATCTGGACGCTCGCGCCGGTGTACTATCGCCGCAGCGCGGCGGAAGAAGTCTGGGAGCGGAAGCAAGGCAACGCTGGCTAA
- a CDS encoding metallophosphoesterase family protein, whose translation MKRALISDIHGNLEALEAVLEDIRQQQVEEIYCLGDIIGYGPNPRECIDKVIAKCRVTILGNHDQGALFDPEGFNSGAEKAIFWTRKQLESSAGKPEDNAKRWDFLGELPRSRRENGFLFVHGSPRNPLNEYVFPEDIYNQKKMEKLFSLVEHHCFQGHTHVPGVFTQNLNFFSPEEIGYQYSLSDEKAMMNVGSVGQPRDGDPRACYVIIDNDLVRYRRVEYPVEKTRQKIYDTPELDNFLGDRLLDGR comes from the coding sequence GTGAAGCGGGCGCTAATTAGCGATATCCACGGGAACCTTGAAGCACTGGAAGCAGTGCTCGAGGACATTCGTCAGCAGCAGGTCGAAGAGATCTACTGCCTGGGGGATATTATCGGCTACGGGCCGAACCCGCGCGAATGCATCGACAAGGTCATCGCCAAGTGTCGGGTGACCATTCTGGGCAACCACGATCAGGGCGCCCTGTTCGATCCCGAAGGGTTCAACTCCGGAGCCGAGAAGGCTATCTTCTGGACCCGCAAGCAATTGGAAAGCTCCGCCGGAAAGCCCGAAGACAATGCCAAGCGCTGGGATTTCCTCGGGGAATTGCCCCGGTCGCGCCGCGAAAACGGTTTTCTCTTCGTCCACGGGTCACCGCGGAATCCGCTGAACGAATACGTGTTCCCTGAGGACATCTACAACCAGAAGAAGATGGAGAAGCTCTTCTCGTTGGTGGAACACCACTGTTTCCAAGGGCACACCCACGTGCCGGGCGTGTTTACGCAGAACCTGAACTTTTTCAGCCCCGAAGAGATCGGCTACCAGTACAGTCTGTCCGACGAAAAAGCGATGATGAACGTCGGCTCCGTCGGACAGCCGCGGGACGGCGATCCTCGGGCCTGCTACGTGATCATCGACAACGATTTGGTGCGCTACCGCCGCGTGGAATATCCGGTCGAAAAGACCCGGCAGAAGATCTACGACACCCCCGAACTGGACAATTTCCTGGGGGACCGCTTGCTCGACGGCCGCTGA
- a CDS encoding YidC/Oxa1 family insertase periplasmic-domain containing protein, which yields MDKRFVTFLVVAFGLLMGYQLLLGALGVGPKPQAEKPPAQEAAEVAAKDQPADGEEKENGDEPAVAAEAAAGEQPAPAVVVNADWPDRYASLGSLDPASPYQMLVAINSHGAAVERIELNQPRYGDLPQYDAVELKGGYIGSLAPADAGGTGVAIHVVGPGTPAAQGGLQAGDVITQIAGKVVKTPGELQAALETHEPGKVIELTYSRGGEAAVKATVTPIKPPLAVVRPEKRGEKQDPLSMLVDLDTIDGKPAGGVDLHAANWELSESTASLAVFRMALDSGLVIQKRYELVPLTEKEKVGDARGYELKFSIAVENPTEASHKFVYRLDGPTGLPTEGWWYGSKISSEWFTAAGIRDVVTSHMQNGVSKFNAVGAPAIAKNEKPVLDSSKYGPIIYTGVDAQYFSAVLKPDRKPNPELEEDPWFASIEAMRVGPVPEDTSYRKVVDTSFRLTSKELTVEPGKTLRHDFHLFAGPKVPDVLATYGLDALVEYGLFGWVARPMSRILHFFYYVTGNYGIAIIMLTVLVRSCMFPISRKQALGAQKMQMLQPEMKKIAEKHKTNPEQRMKAQQELFRKHNYNPLAGCLPLFLQLPIFIGLYRSLMVDVELRQAPLFPGVDWCSNLAAPDMLWNWSAMMPGFIEHYLGSHLNVLPLITVGLFLWQQKLFMPPATDPQQELQQSMMKYMMIFMAFMFYHVASGLCIYFIASSLWGIAERKLLPKTLPVANGAAPASDASGGDNRKASAVDRFKALFQNGKEETNDVKEMRRRRERGKRGDGKK from the coding sequence ATGGACAAGCGATTCGTCACGTTCCTCGTCGTTGCTTTCGGCCTGTTGATGGGCTACCAGCTCTTGCTGGGGGCGCTCGGGGTCGGTCCCAAACCGCAGGCAGAGAAACCGCCAGCGCAAGAAGCCGCCGAAGTCGCGGCGAAAGATCAGCCGGCGGATGGCGAGGAAAAGGAAAACGGCGACGAACCGGCGGTTGCCGCCGAGGCTGCCGCGGGCGAACAACCTGCCCCGGCCGTGGTCGTGAATGCCGATTGGCCCGATCGTTACGCGTCGCTCGGCTCGCTCGATCCCGCCAGTCCTTATCAGATGCTGGTCGCGATTAATTCCCACGGCGCCGCCGTGGAACGCATTGAATTGAATCAACCCCGCTACGGTGATCTGCCGCAATACGATGCCGTGGAACTGAAAGGCGGCTACATCGGTAGCCTCGCGCCAGCCGATGCTGGCGGAACGGGCGTGGCGATCCACGTCGTCGGTCCCGGCACGCCCGCCGCGCAGGGCGGATTGCAAGCTGGCGACGTGATCACGCAGATCGCCGGCAAGGTGGTCAAGACGCCGGGCGAATTGCAAGCCGCGCTCGAAACTCACGAGCCAGGCAAGGTCATCGAGCTTACCTATTCGCGTGGCGGCGAGGCCGCGGTGAAGGCCACCGTAACGCCGATCAAGCCGCCGCTGGCCGTGGTACGTCCGGAAAAGCGCGGCGAAAAGCAAGATCCGCTCTCGATGCTGGTCGATTTGGACACCATTGACGGCAAACCGGCGGGCGGCGTCGACCTGCACGCGGCGAACTGGGAACTCTCGGAATCCACCGCCTCGCTGGCGGTCTTTCGCATGGCGCTCGATTCCGGCCTCGTGATTCAGAAGCGCTACGAATTGGTCCCCTTGACCGAAAAGGAAAAGGTCGGCGACGCGCGCGGATACGAACTCAAGTTCTCGATCGCGGTTGAGAATCCCACCGAGGCAAGTCACAAATTCGTGTACCGCCTCGACGGCCCCACTGGGTTGCCCACCGAAGGCTGGTGGTACGGCAGCAAGATCAGCTCGGAATGGTTCACGGCGGCCGGGATCCGCGATGTCGTCACCAGCCACATGCAGAACGGCGTCTCGAAGTTCAACGCCGTTGGCGCACCGGCGATCGCCAAGAACGAAAAGCCGGTGCTTGATTCCTCCAAATACGGGCCGATCATCTACACGGGCGTCGACGCGCAGTATTTCTCCGCGGTGCTCAAGCCCGATCGAAAACCGAATCCCGAGTTAGAGGAGGACCCTTGGTTCGCGTCGATCGAAGCGATGCGCGTCGGCCCGGTGCCGGAAGACACGAGCTATCGCAAAGTCGTCGACACGTCGTTTCGCTTGACCAGCAAAGAGCTCACCGTCGAACCTGGCAAGACGCTGCGTCACGATTTTCACTTGTTCGCCGGGCCGAAAGTGCCCGACGTGTTGGCGACGTACGGGCTGGACGCGCTCGTCGAGTACGGCCTGTTCGGCTGGGTCGCGCGGCCGATGTCACGGATTCTGCACTTCTTCTACTACGTGACCGGCAACTACGGCATCGCGATCATCATGCTCACCGTGCTGGTGCGATCGTGTATGTTCCCGATCAGTCGGAAACAGGCTCTCGGCGCGCAGAAGATGCAAATGCTGCAGCCGGAAATGAAGAAGATCGCCGAAAAACACAAGACCAACCCCGAACAGCGGATGAAGGCCCAACAGGAACTGTTCCGCAAACACAACTACAATCCGCTGGCAGGCTGCCTGCCGCTGTTCTTGCAGCTACCGATCTTCATCGGGCTGTATCGCTCGCTGATGGTCGACGTGGAACTCCGCCAAGCGCCACTTTTCCCGGGCGTCGACTGGTGCAGCAACCTGGCCGCCCCGGACATGCTCTGGAACTGGTCAGCCATGATGCCGGGCTTCATCGAGCACTACCTTGGCTCGCACTTGAACGTGCTGCCGCTAATTACCGTGGGCCTATTCCTCTGGCAACAGAAGCTGTTCATGCCGCCCGCGACCGATCCGCAGCAAGAGCTGCAGCAATCGATGATGAAGTACATGATGATTTTCATGGCCTTCATGTTTTATCACGTGGCCTCGGGGTTGTGCATTTACTTCATCGCTTCGAGCCTGTGGGGCATCGCCGAACGCAAGCTGTTGCCCAAGACGCTGCCAGTCGCCAATGGCGCCGCGCCGGCGTCAGACGCCTCGGGCGGCGATAATCGCAAGGCTTCGGCAGTCGACAGATTCAAGGCGCTCTTCCAGAACGGCAAGGAAGAGACAAATGACGTGAAGGAAATGCGCCGCCGCCGAGAGCGCGGCAAGCGCGGGGACGGTAAAAAGTAG
- a CDS encoding GTPase: MHSTDECIAAVASAAGGGARGTVRISGVGVADVLSRCFVARDFDPARIGRARAVVGLVRLCEPEIDLPCRLYYWPTPRSYTGQPSAELQTIGSPPLLESLLDTVRAAGARLARPGEFTLRAFLAGRIDLTQAEAVLGVIDARSDAELASALEQLAGGIAEPLWALRSELLDLLADLEAGLDFVDEDIAFITPEALVDRLTTVRKSVDELAAQLRERDASSELPRVVLVGPPNAGKSSLFNALVGSGQAIVADIPGTTRDYLLATIDLDGIRCELCDTAGVEASDGDEVVTSAQTQRGQAQRRADIELHCRDASDEQGMLSGSALNVDQTRLIVRTKADLAQKSPSNDLSTSVVTGVGLDALRAAIRAAVQRLDRHDGGPRATAARCRGTLDDAVAALDRARRLVVASLGDELVAAEIRAALQSLGEVAGAVYTNDLLDRVFSRFCIGK; the protein is encoded by the coding sequence ATGCACTCCACAGATGAATGCATTGCGGCTGTCGCCAGTGCCGCGGGCGGCGGGGCGCGGGGGACTGTGCGGATCTCCGGCGTCGGTGTCGCTGACGTGCTGAGCCGCTGCTTTGTCGCTCGCGACTTTGATCCGGCGCGAATTGGGCGTGCTCGCGCCGTCGTGGGACTCGTCCGATTGTGCGAGCCCGAAATCGATCTGCCTTGCCGGCTGTACTACTGGCCGACGCCACGCAGCTACACCGGCCAGCCGTCCGCCGAGTTGCAGACAATCGGCTCGCCGCCGCTGTTGGAAAGCCTGCTCGATACGGTCCGCGCGGCCGGTGCGCGCTTGGCGAGGCCCGGCGAGTTTACGTTGCGTGCCTTCCTGGCCGGTCGCATCGATCTCACGCAGGCCGAAGCGGTGCTCGGCGTGATCGACGCGCGGAGCGACGCCGAACTGGCGTCGGCGTTGGAACAACTTGCCGGCGGCATTGCCGAGCCGCTCTGGGCGCTGCGCAGCGAGTTGCTCGACCTGCTGGCGGATCTGGAAGCGGGGCTCGATTTCGTCGACGAGGATATCGCCTTCATCACGCCCGAGGCGCTTGTCGATCGCCTGACCACCGTGCGGAAATCGGTCGATGAACTCGCCGCCCAACTCCGCGAGCGCGACGCCAGCTCCGAACTGCCGCGCGTCGTGCTAGTCGGCCCGCCGAACGCCGGCAAGAGCAGCCTGTTCAACGCCTTGGTTGGTAGCGGGCAGGCCATCGTCGCTGATATTCCCGGCACGACGCGCGATTATTTGTTGGCCACGATCGATCTCGACGGCATCCGTTGCGAGCTCTGCGACACGGCTGGCGTCGAAGCCAGTGACGGAGACGAGGTGGTCACCAGCGCTCAAACCCAGCGAGGGCAAGCGCAGCGACGAGCCGATATCGAACTGCATTGTCGCGACGCCTCTGATGAGCAAGGCATGCTCTCAGGAAGCGCATTGAATGTAGATCAAACGCGACTCATCGTCCGGACCAAAGCGGATTTAGCGCAGAAATCACCTTCAAATGACCTGTCCACCAGCGTCGTCACCGGCGTAGGACTCGACGCCTTACGCGCCGCCATCCGCGCTGCGGTACAGCGGCTCGATCGCCACGACGGCGGCCCACGCGCCACGGCGGCCAGGTGCCGCGGTACGCTGGACGACGCGGTCGCGGCGCTCGATCGCGCCAGGCGGTTGGTCGTCGCCTCGCTTGGTGATGAACTAGTCGCCGCCGAAATCCGCGCCGCCCTACAGTCGCTTGGCGAAGTCGCCGGCGCGGTGTATACGAATGATCTGCTGGACCGCGTGTTCAGCCGGTTTTGTATTGGGAAGTGA
- the rdgB gene encoding RdgB/HAM1 family non-canonical purine NTP pyrophosphatase, whose protein sequence is MALLVLGTGNRKKGIELAGLVAPLGLEVKTLADFPEAIEVVEDGATFAENARLKAARQAIHLGRWVLADDSGLSVDALKGAPGVFSARYSDPGATDARNNTKLLQALQGIPVERRTARFVCHVALADPTGKLRTESHADCRGRIIPELRGGQGFGYDPLFEIVEYHRTFGELGLTVKAFLSHRARAMRQILPEIQRLIAIGEWV, encoded by the coding sequence ATGGCTTTGCTGGTGCTGGGGACGGGGAATCGCAAGAAAGGCATTGAGCTGGCCGGGCTGGTCGCGCCGTTGGGGCTGGAGGTGAAGACGCTGGCCGACTTTCCCGAAGCCATCGAGGTTGTCGAAGATGGCGCCACGTTCGCCGAAAACGCCCGGCTGAAAGCCGCGCGGCAGGCGATTCACCTGGGGCGCTGGGTGCTGGCCGACGACAGCGGGCTCTCGGTCGACGCCTTGAAAGGTGCGCCGGGCGTCTTCTCGGCACGGTATTCCGATCCCGGTGCCACCGACGCCCGCAACAACACGAAGCTGCTCCAAGCGCTGCAAGGAATTCCCGTGGAGCGGCGCACGGCGCGGTTCGTCTGCCACGTCGCGCTCGCCGATCCCACGGGCAAGTTGCGAACGGAGAGCCACGCCGATTGCCGGGGACGGATCATCCCGGAGTTGCGCGGCGGCCAGGGCTTCGGCTACGACCCGCTGTTCGAAATCGTCGAATACCACCGCACCTTCGGCGAACTCGGACTGACCGTCAAGGCGTTCCTCAGCCACCGTGCCCGGGCAATGCGTCAAATCCTGCCGGAGATCCAGCGCCTGATCGCCATCGGCGAGTGGGTATAA